In Hemiscyllium ocellatum isolate sHemOce1 chromosome 33, sHemOce1.pat.X.cur, whole genome shotgun sequence, the following are encoded in one genomic region:
- the LOC132831476 gene encoding LOW QUALITY PROTEIN: UDP-N-acetylglucosamine transporter-like (The sequence of the model RefSeq protein was modified relative to this genomic sequence to represent the inferred CDS: inserted 2 bases in 1 codon; substituted 1 base at 1 genomic stop codon) — translation MLLNLKYISPGVLVFQTTSLVLTMRYSCTFKEEGPRYLTSTAVVIAEMMKIAACLLIVCKDSDYRFKALNGVLQGEIINKPMDTLKLIIPSGIYTLQNNLLYVALSSLDAAAYQLKVLITVFFSVTXKNXGGYQWLSLLILMAGVTLVQWPTDTTEEVKQELSAGSQFVGLRAVLSACLSSGLAGVYFEKILKETKQSVWIRNIQLGLFECIFGIMGVYVYDGQRVKEHGIFQGYNKFTWIVVILQALGGLVIAAVIKYAESILKGFATSLSIILSTLISYFWLEDFVPTSVFFFGAILVITATFLYGFELKIFMH, via the exons ATGTTGCTCAATTTGAAATACATTTCACCGGGAGTTCTAGTATTTCAGACTACCAGCCTTGTGCTGACTATGCGTTATTCATGTACATTCAAGGAAGAAGGACCCCGTTACCTAACATCAACAGCTGTTGTAATTGCAGAGATGATGAAGATTGCAGCATGCCTTTTAATAGTCTGTAAGGATTCTGATTACAGGTTTAAAGCGCTAAATGGAGTATTACAAGGTGAAATTATTAACAAACCAATGGATACACTAAAACTTATCATTCCTTCTGGAATTTATACACTTCAGAATAATCTCCTTTATGTTGCGTTGTCCAGTTTAGATGCAGCAGCATACCAACTGAAGGTTCTTATTACAGTTTTCTTTTCTGTGAC TAAAAACTGAGGTGGTTATCAATGGCTTTCGCTCTTAATATTAATGGCAGGAGTCACACTTGTTCAGTGGCCAACAGATACCACAGAAGAGGTAAAGCAGGAGCTCTCTGCAGGTTCCCAGTTTGTGGGTTTGAGAGCTGTGCTCAGTGCTTGTTTATCCAGTGGACTTGCAGGAGTTTACTTTGAGAAAATCCTTAAGGAGACAAAACAgtcagtttggattagaaacattCAATTAGGTTTGTTCGAATGTATTTTTGGAATCATGGGCGTATATGTATATGATGGGCAACGAGTAAAAGAACATGGAATCTTCCAAGGGTACAACAAATTCACTTGGATTGTTGTCATTCTACAGGCTCTTGGTGGTCTAGTAATAGCAGCAGTCATCAAATATGCAGAAAGCATCTTGAAAGGCTTTGCTACATCATTATCTATCATTCTTTCAACATTGATCTCTTACTTCTGGCTGGAGGACTTTGTGCCCACCAGTGTCTTTTTCTTCGGAGCCATTCTGGTGATAACTGCAACATTTCTATATGGatttgaactgaaaat TTTTATGCATTAG